CGGCGGGGCCGCGTTGCCGCGGAGGTAGACCGCGCGCATGCCCAGGTTGCGGAGCCTGGTCAGGGCTCGCGCCCGGTTCTGGGCGTGCACCAGGACACGTACACAGCCCGTGCCGTCGACGGTGGGGCTGGGCAGGTTCAACGCCACCACCACGCTGCCCGACGGCAGCCTGCAGAAGCCTCCTACGGCCATTCAGTCACTTCCCCGTTCCCAGTGGTGTCAATAAGAGAATCACAGGACGCACCTAAACACGATCGGCGGCAACCCGCCAGGGGCTACCGCCGAATCGCGCTCTGACCTGCGGAAACGTTGACTACTTCACCGCGGGGCCGACTTCGAGCGAGATCGTCGAGCCGTCCTTGGCCTCCTTGACGATCTTGATCTTGGTGTTGGTGTCAGTGATCTTGAGGCCCGCGAGCGGGGTGCTCTCGTCGTAGTAGGTGCGCCGCCGTCGGAGTAGTAGCGGAAGCGGAGTTGGACGCTCTTGCCCGCGTCCGGGCACGCGGAAGGGGTTCCTGGGTGGGGCCTTACTAACGGGCGCGTGGGTCCGTCCACTTGCTGGACGGTGTGACTCGATGCGCCCCCCATGCACCGATACTGTTGGTTAGGTCACGCTTACCGTTCGTTCCACTCGGGCATCCCTGCGATTAGAGTCGGTTGGCGGCTCGCCCGGAAGCCGACGCAATGCCAGGCCGGCGCCCCTTCTCACCCCCATTTCCGAGGACACGATTGCCATGCCTCGTCCGACTGCGCCTCGACCGACCGCCGCACAGCTCGCCTACGGTTCATGCACCGTGATCTTCTCGACCCTCGCCATGCTGCTGCTGTCACAAACGAGTTCAGGTGTGGGGATCGCGGTCATCGCCGTCGCGGCGCTCGCTCTCGGGCTCCTGGTCGCCATGACGGTTCCCCTGCCGAAGCCGAGCGCGGCCACCGCGCCAACGGCTGAGGCCCCCACCACGCCGGAGCGCGTACCGGTGAATTCCGGCAAGGCTGCCTGAATCTCGCAGCCTGATCTCGTACGTACGACCGGCGGGCCCGCGATGTCGCGGGCCCGCCGGTCGTTCGTCGTGCCCGTCAGGTGGTGACCACGACCGTCTTGGCCGCCTTGTCGTGCAGGCCCTGCTTGTACGGCTTGTCGAAGTAGCTCACGCCGCCCGAGATCGCGGTCCAGATGCAGGCGCAGCAGAAGGCGAACGGGATCCACAGCACCAACGACCGCACCAGCGCCGTCTGCACCGAGGGCGTGGAGCCGTTGTCGAGGTTGGCCACCCGCATCTTCAGCCACTTCTTGCCCAGGGTCTGCCCGGTCTTGGCCATCAGGAAGGTGTCGTAGGCGATGTAGAGCACGGCGGCGACCGCGGACTGCGCGAACGACTTGCCGTACTCGACCTCGTCGGCGCCGACGTCGTACTCGCTGACACCGAAGCCCCAGGTGAGCAGCCAGACGACGATCCCGACGAGGATCATGTCGATGATGCGGGCGAGCGTGCGTTTGCCGCTGTCGGCGAGCGGGGGCATACCGGCGAGCGGATCGCTCGGGTACGAGCCGCCGCCGTAGGGGTCACCGCCGTAGGGCGGGGGCTGGGCGCCGCCGTACGGGGCGCCGTACGGCGAGCCCGATCCCTGTTCTGGCGGGGGCTGCTTCCTGAACGGGTCGTCTTCCGGCGGCTGCTGACCGGAGCCGGGGGGCGGTTCGCTGCTCATGGCCCGAGTCGACCGCGAACCTTCCGGCTCCGCATCCGGCGAGCGGCCGTCCGGAGTACGAAATCAACTGGTCCTTCTGGAGTACACCGTCACCCGGCGACGAACGTATGCGCCGCCTTGTCGTGCCAGCACTGGCGCCAGGGCCGGTCGAACAGGCACCACATGACGCCCACCACACCGACGACGAGCAGCCCGGGCACGCTGTAGACGAGCCAGCGGCGGACGGCCGCGCCGAACGACGGGGGCTCGTGGCCCTCGATGTCGCGCACGTCCAGACCGAGCAGCTTCTTGCCGAGGGTGCGGCCCCATTTGTGGGTGGGCAGCGCCTCGTAGGCGACGCCGAAGAGAAGCAGGACGGCCAGGACGATGCCGAGATACGTCGATGTCGTGCCGTCGAGCAGCCAGACGGTGACGGTCTCGCCGGACAGCTTGGCCGCGTCGA
This genomic window from Streptomyces sp. DG2A-72 contains:
- a CDS encoding RDD family protein, producing the protein MSSEPPPGSGQQPPEDDPFRKQPPPEQGSGSPYGAPYGGAQPPPYGGDPYGGGSYPSDPLAGMPPLADSGKRTLARIIDMILVGIVVWLLTWGFGVSEYDVGADEVEYGKSFAQSAVAAVLYIAYDTFLMAKTGQTLGKKWLKMRVANLDNGSTPSVQTALVRSLVLWIPFAFCCACIWTAISGGVSYFDKPYKQGLHDKAAKTVVVTT